AATGGTATATGGATACATCTGGAAGTGTGCTGTTTTATAGATTGAATATACTGGCCCAGTTCTGCAGGTTCTAGGCCTGCTAGATGGGAGCTGCTTCTAGGTGTAATGAGCTGCTGGGTAAACAAGTGTCGAAGATAGTGTCCTAGTAACTAGTCTGAGAATTTGTagtttccttaaaatcacagaAGTTCGATATTCTCAATAGAACTAACGCTGGCTCTTGTGCATATGATACTTGaaattattttccctttttttcaaattttattgatCAGACTTAACCTCGATGTTGCAATGACTTATGGTTCTAATCATTATACTCTTGGTTATATATTTTGCAGTGAGTTCTGCAGAATGGTGAGGAAGATTTTCATCTACACAAACGAGGAAGTGAAGAAGCTCTCACCAAAGGTTAAACTTCCAATCAGTGATGAGGCCAAACCAGGCaagtcagcctcggatgttgttgCTGCCAACGATGACCAGATGTCAGATGCAGGGCCGGGTAATTGATGTGTTGATGCCCCTTGTTATGTATACCGTATGAGAGAAGACAGGTTTGAAGTGAACCAAGTCGACAATCAATGTTGGTTATGTGGGAGAATTTGACGGTCAGTTGTTGGTTGTGTTGTTCGTGGGCATGGCCTGGTGATATAAAAGAAATGGCCATGCCGGTATGGCCAGTTAAGTTATATGCTGACAGAAAAGGACGAGCCAGGTAAAAGCTGCTCTTTTATCCAAATGGTATGTGTTGGAGAGGGTTGCTTTATCAGATGAGGCTTTAAtttgcagaaaaaaaaaaaaaaaaaaagatgaggcTTTAGTTCTCAAATGTTATTATAGTGTTCTGTCATAGGGAAAGACTCTCATGCTGCGTGCTAGTTTGGACCTCTAGTTTGCTGCTCCATCTATTGTGTAGAAGATGGAGATATATGTCATGTTTGCATCTTGAGTTTTGCTTGTACCTTGaagtttttaatatatatatatatatagatatatagatagatatagatatagtcTATCTCCTCCTCATCtgtacataaatataatatatacatatatagcaTCTCCATTTTCGTTTTCCATCTATTCTAGAACTTATGTTACAATGTGGTACcctagaaattattattattattattattttttttgggggggggggtgtttgggGTTCATGATAACTTAGATTGTTTCAACTTTAGTCAAAACATGTATGAAAATGGACAAATCTAGCTTTCACAAGGTCTATTACAAATTTAGTGTCTTAGGCTTCGTTTGCCTGGGCAGTTTGATCGCTTATAAGCTGATGTAATAGTATTAAATTACTCagcttatttatttaagtgTTTGGCTTTAACAAAGAGCGTTTAAGTTATATAGTTTAAACGCTCATATATTAGCTTTTTACAAAAGCTTTCACCCATTAGCTTTTGAAAAAAGCTGCTACTAAGGGCTAGTTTGGCTATGtggtttgaccgcttataagctgTCAAACATTTTGCAACGAGATGTTTGACAAACTCAAACAGCTTAAAAATTGTATAGCTTAAACGCTATTTTAACAGCTTTTGGAGAAGCTACTCTCCCTCagcttttgcaaaaaattattaaaataaaagctGAGTTGACCATTGAAATTACCTATTTACCCTCAACCAAAGCATCAATTTCCAACCCAATCCTTCTTCTCCAACTCTCTGCAATTGTCGCCAACCTGCCATTGTTGCCTGTCGTCTGTCGCCATCCGCCTTGCCGTTGCCCCCACTGTTGCCCCTACTGTCGCCTCCAGCTCCTTCGTTGTCGTCGGTTGCTGTCTCCAGCTCCATCATCGCTAGTAGCCGCCACCTCAAACCCATCCCCGTCCTTATCTGCCGCCACCTCCAGCCTAAATTGCCGTCGGTCGCAACCTCAATCGCCGCTCGCGCCTCCATCCTTGGCAGCTGCTTGATcgctgtgtgtgtgtatatatattgtatatatattatggcTATGGTAGCGATcgttgtgtgtatatatatattgtatatatatattaatttaatgataatatattgaaagaaaaaaaataaaaagtgtatatatattatattaatatatttttaataattatgtataatttattaatatttaatgataaaattttatatcatttaataacatATCTATTTGTGTCTTTTTATTTGGTTGTAATAATTTATCAagtctttcaaaccaaacacattaTTAGTTTAAACATTATCTAACTTAAACACTATAATCAATTTAAACACTATCTAGATTAAAAGTTACAAAAATAAACGCTCAGCCAAACTAAAGCTTAATTAAGCTGGGTTAAATAGTAAATGTCTATTTTACTTTCAATCTTTTCAACAATTTCCAACAATTacccttcttcttcaaccttttACATCCTACTTGCCACTATCATTGCCAGTTTTTTCAGCTGTTCGCCATTGCTCCTAGTTTTTTTGGCCATCACCGTCACCTCTGTTATCCGCCATCTTCCCTTCCCATCTCCTTTATCTTCGCTGTTGCCCCCACCATCTGTAGTCGCCCATAACATCCGTCGTTGTTGCCCCCACCATCTGTAGTCGCCCATAGCATCCGTCCGTCCATCTTTTGTTCAatgttatatatacatatagtgtgtatatatataatagtaattttaacatatatatacatatattaatatatttttttattaatttaaaatatatatacatttatataataataatttataattaattttattaaaaataaatattttatatattattcaataacatGTCTATTTTCGTCTTTTTATCATATTCTGATAATTTATCAGCTATTTTaaactaaatacataattattaactaatagcttaaaaatatattttgtcaaACACATTATTAGCTTAAATATTATCTAACTTAAATGCTATTATAcaacttaaatattatttaacttgAAAGCTCTTAAAGAAAAGCCTAACCAAGCTAGACCTTAATGAACTTCTTGATGATGTTAAAAGTTGGACATCAATTCCTGGAACAATAGATCCATATGAATTCTTTGATGTTTGAGTTAGGAAGTATGTAAAGGCTAAGGGAAGTCTAGCGTACgacaataaaaaaagaagaagatggaaaatgaaagagaggttgaagaagataAAGAGATTAGGGTATTGAGAAAATACCTTATTAGGTGGCGGGGTAGAAACCCTTTGGGCTAGTGTAGTTGGTTGCCACAtgtatttgagtttgaaatatCGTAAGATCGTGAGCTTAATTTTGTCTTCATGCGAGATTGTGCATCAAATTGTGTCTATTTGAAAGACTAGGCCTCCAGGTTTTGACTCACGACTTATTCGTTTACTTTGGATTGAGTAAAAGGTGGATCGTGAATTTTAAAAAAGGTGGAACGGGCCGAGCCTGAAGCTTATTATCATTCGAGgatctctcaaaattttcacgataaaaaaaaagtagtgAGGTAGATATTTATGAAGCCCAATATAACTAGGGATTTGAATAATTACTAATTTTGTCCTCATATCTTTAAATGGACTTGACTAGGTTTGTAATGGGTGGACATTATAATCACATCACTTATTTGGTCCCATAAATTGCctaaaaatttatatcaaatgAATGGGAATGGGATAGGCAGAAGGGCGCTCCCAAACATAAATGCAAAATCATTTTGCCTTTTTCTGGTGGAGATCCAGTGGGACAGGGCAAAAGGCAACGGTCACTAGATTTGAAAATGCAAAGCCATTCCAACGTTAATAATCCCTTTTTAGAACTGACCAACCAGTGCAGCTAGCTCTTTCTATCCCAGCCTTTCCAACAGCCCATAAGCCATAACAATTTTATCATCTTCTTCACCTCATTCATGTCTCAGCTCTGACTCTTCCATCCATGAAGTTGGTCAAAGCCATGAAAAAGCTCAAATTCTGGTCAAGGAAAAGGCACAAGAAGAACCATGCCCTGATAGAGCCTCCTTTACCACCACCCTGTCACTGCCGCCACACGTCCCCCGAGTTCCAGCCCTCCGCCCCGCCGCTGCCGCTGTGGTTCCACCCCAACTATGCCCAAAATTCCCTCTCAGAATCGCCCTTTGGTCCGCATTCAGGGATGCCCAGTTCAAGTCAAGCTGAATTCATCCCACAACAAATTGTTCCTGAATTCAACTCACTGCAGATTCCAGCCCCTCCTGCCGGTAACGCCACCTCTTATCAACAGTACACGGCCCCAAATCCAGTGTATGGCGTGCCTGTGATGCCGGCGGTTAGGAGGAAGAGAGCGGCTGGAGTCCTCGGCTGCATCGTCAACTTTGGCAGGCATCTGATCCGCTGGTTCTGTCCATGTTTCCATGTCCGTGAAGTGGATTGAAATTGGATATGGCAAATTATCATTGTTAGAATGACCCTCCAATAGTTTTCAAATCCAATAATGTTGTGAAGCTTGTGCCTCAAAGCTGGTAACTTTGAAATGCAAGTCTCGGCAAGATATTTGCAACCATACTTCCCCTCTTCAGGAACATATAAGAAATGGAACATGGTTATTCCAATCCCAGGGTTGGTTTTGTATTTTCTCATCACTTGACATGAATTGGGAATTGTAAATCATCAAACAACAACCATAGAAAAGTTCCTTATGATAGTAACATACAATACATCCGTATAAAGTATTTGGCAAGCTAAAAAACAAGGGAAAAAGAGAATGTTATTTGTGGAGTTGTAAGGGTAGCAAAACAATAGGAAGCTTGAGGTGAATTTTGTAGGCAACATAACATATTACTGCAACCTGCAAGTGTGCCAGCAACATGGATATGGTTAGCTATACAACCTTCATCTGTATTTAATTGCTACAGTCCCTAAGTTAATTCTCTGGCCATCTCCTTTGCCTGCACAGAACAGACATTATCAAGAGGATCCTTATCCCATTTGAAGGCAACCCCTTCCCTTGTTATCAAAGTGAGTGCAGACATCTTCAAAGACCAAGCAGTAACATTCCACGACATCTTCATATAATTTGGATTTTTTCTCGTCTTTTACTGATGCTAATAATTAGATCCGAATGCAGTGGCCCCCCTCGTGAACACCCAGTAAATGGCAGAACAATTGAGGATTCTTTCTTGCCATAATCACAGGTAGAGAGATGCTGCAAAGACAATGTCCCTCTTAATTTTAGAAACAGCATCTTCAAATTTTGCTCCAAGCTCAGTTTCTCCAATGGATTTTGCTGCTTGTATTAGCTGCTGTAGAACTTCCTCCAGTCTCCTGATAGCCCTGATCAAGCTGCCTTCAAAGACTGGAGTGATCTCCATAATCTCATAGAATTTCGAACCTTTTGCCCAAGCATACACGGCTTCCATTATATCAGGCCGGAAAGAACTCACGAATTTCTCCACATCAATTTGGACCTGTGGAAGGCAATGGATTTTTGGGTTGGCGGACAAATTACCTTTCAATTTGAAAACATTAATAGCAGGAAAAAAAACCGAGAGTGGGAATACTTAAAAGTTAGATATGGAAAGTGAAAAATCATTGAAGTATCCTAGTTTAAgcaaattttcatattttcccAAATTAAATGTAAGAATAGAACAATAAATAATTGCTCAGGTTCAACTTGGACCAGAACATAAGGATGGCTATCATACAGTTTAAAAGCCCAGAAAGGTATATCAAGAATGCCAACATCATTAGTAAACCATCTTCCAAGTTAAGCAAAATTCCCATTGCTCCACTAACTGGCATATTTTTTGTACATTGATAAGCCTCCtatgtttttcctttttggccTGGGGGTGAGGCGGTGTTGAGGCAGGTCAGTTGGCAATTGAAACAGGCATATAAAATTCTTACAGCTTTTTCCAGACCTGGACATGCGGTTCAAgatgcagtttttttttttttttcactacaAGAACCGAAACATATGCTATTGGACCTCAAACTATTAAGGGATTTATATTGTATGATACCAGTACATGGATGAAACTTTTGGTGTCAGTAactttttaattgatttaaatttcACTTGTCTAAATCATCCAACTTATTCCTCTCATAGGCATTACCTCAGACCAGCATCCAGAAGATCACAGAAAAATTCAAGAGACAAGGGCCATCCATCATGTGGCAGATGAGATGTTGACCTTGTTGTATGGATGATTTAAAGGTGTGATGTGGGTGTAGTTTGTacaacatacaaaaaaaattaccagGTGTCTCTTCAAGCTTATAAGAAGTTGACAAGGGAAGTTTTGATTTGGTTGGACAGTCAAGTTTTGTACGAGTATTCCTGTGGATTTACATAAACCATATAGCTGGGTTCTACTTGTGTATGATATCCTCTCTCCTTGCACTTCCAAGCATAGCCCTCACTCTTCCCTTTTTGCCATTTTCAAACGCTATTTTTTACACACTGACTGGTCAAGTTTGACAATAATGAAACATCACATAAATGGAATTCTAGAAGTTGCAAACCCCGaaagatgatatttttttttccagaggatgtcacacataatGAACAAGACTTGAACGGATCCATACCTTGCACTCAAGCTGAACTTTGGCAACCCTTCGAGCTGTATCTTGTAGTTGTGAAAAGAGCAATTCAAGTTCGTCCCTAGGCTTTTGAGCATCCTGGAGCTTTTCTTGCCAGACGAAGCAAGAAAGAAGAGACACCATCTCTTCTACCCTTACATCCTTCAAAACCCCATTAAACATGAGTTCTGCCAAGGTCAACTCATCTGCACTACTGATTTCACAAGCAACCTTTCCCTTTAACTCCACAACATCATCACTCGTAACATATCTGTAGATAATCCAGTTTAAGCATTTTGATACAAACTCACAAAAATCTTAACGAGACAGAGAGATGAAAATGGCAAGTAGGTTTCACAAGAACATTATTCTCCACAATTAGAGAGGAAGAAAACCAATGATGAcaaaaactccaaaattttGTTGGCAATCAAACATATATGTCCAAATTTTCAAGTCATAGAAACTAGACAGAGCAGCTACTTCCATAGATTTTATCAATTTGCAGCACAAGAAGCACACTTTGTCAGCAACAAATTTACAGTCTGCTAGATGAATGGAGAAGCACAGTAACTTTCCTTTGGATGATTTATGAACAGAACTAGACAGCACGGCTGGTAGAATATCACAGCTCCAAAGTTCCAGAATTTAAACCAACCTTCCAATTACTAATATTTCTTGCCTCAGTTCTTAATCAATATAAAAGGTGCTCTAATCTTAAgtcatttttattattcacTATCCTTGAAAAAACATCACTCAGACATGTGCAAGTGCATGCCTGCATCAAATTCTTTTGGACTTCACACGAGACCCTTATCCTGGTCTCAGTGTAACATCTTTCTTTCTAactccaaaaaatttaaatgttaaatataagtTTTGACTACAATATGGTCATATTGTCAGACAAAGTAAAAAAGTGTCCCCAGTGCTTGAGACTCCCCGCTTTGTGATGCTCATTGTTGTACACAATCTTACCCTTGCAGAGAGGCTGTTCCACAACTCAAAAAACATGACCTTCTGATTACCAAGGAGCAACCTTAacattgctaccaaggctcaccCTCACAATAtgttaatatgaatttttttctaaaaggaaaataaagttaaaaaaaatgtgtGCATAGGTTATATGCATGCTATGGCATCAAAACCGAGCAATTACCTAGAATCACTACTAGCATGAAAGGTGTTATCAGCAAGGTCATATATCCCAGAACCATCTAAACCTTGTTACCAGGAAACTGGCTTTGCCAATGAAGATCAGTTTCATTTTCGCTAACACTTTCTAGAACACAGTAGATTCAAGAAGTTTCCAAAAATGATGTACTTTTAAAGAAACTTCTTTGAACTCTTAAAAAATCCCAAAACTTATTTTCAACAATAATATGTAATTGTCGAATGAATTTCTTCATAAGATTTTAATAGATGATAAGAGTATTCTAACGAATCCActattttaagaatttaattttttttttgaacataaCATATTTGACTTTAGATCACCTGGTGTTTCCttttcatatcatattttcGAACTATTAGTTCTCACTTCTGGCATGGAATGCATGTTAACATCATGCAATAACTCAGACTTCAACCTAGCACGAGAAGAAATGCAGTCCACTAACAAAGGTAATTTGTCTTAATAATACGTCAAAATACAAAAGTTCTCACCCAAGTCTCCTAAGAactctttttcttgctttaaGTTCATCTTTGAAAGCCAATGCTGTGGAAGACCGCATTGTTCtcttaattgatttaattttggcTGTAAGCTCTTTCTTCATGTGTAGAACTTTCAGTTTTTGCTCAATAAGAGGAGACTTTGCAACTTCATGCTTTTCAAACAGGCTCTCTAAAGCCTCTATCCTTCGAACAGCCTTTCTGTATGAGCTGCTTTGAACCTGAAAACCAAACATAAAAGGTTTAAAGTCAAACAAAGTGAAAAGAAGCTGCAGAAAATAAAATGTGCAAACTGAAAATTCGATGCATAACACACTTTCATGTCTTCTTCAGGGTCCAGCAAGGGCATTCCTTCTTTAGCAAATCTAGAAAGAACTTCTAACACCTTCTTTAGGGTATTTTCCCGAGCCTCCAGTGGCAAAAGATCCTTTGGTATGATTAGACGGACACTACTCAAGCTATTGATCTGTCAACGAAATTAAACATATGAATTTCAATGGAAAACTGAAGGTATTATACTAGAAATGACACGTTAAAAAACATTCTTATTGTCATACCCACCTAACACAAGTTCTCTAAAAGAATTTtaggaaaaccaaaaaaatccaACTATCAGTATTCTCCAACATCAATGAGCAATTAGATTAGTTTTTTTCCCCCTCTTTTCAATAGAACAGAAAACTAATGCAATCCAATGTTCACTAAAAGATTCAGAGAGAAATCACTGTTCTATTCATTAATCATTAATATGTGTCAGCATTGGATGCCCACTGTGGGCCAATGACAGTACACAAGTTGCACACAGAACAATGATTGAGGGTCAAACAAGGGAGAGACAAAGGAGTCCCAACACTACGTTACTGTAAGCTCAGAAATGTTTGAGCCAATGAGGTGAAACCACAATTTGTCACCTAGTCCACCTAGGAGTTGGCTTCTTCCAGGACAAAGGATGACCAAAACCAAGATGGGTTCAGGCTACCCAGGGGGTATGCCTTATCCCTAAGGGCTTTTATCCTACTAACTtctgagctctctctctcttaagcCAACTTGACATCTTGGCACCAGCTAAACCATTTAGTAACAAGCTATGGCAAACTCCTATCTCAAGCCTCTAAGATAAATAACACTAAGAATTGCACATAATAAGGTGCTAAGGAGTTAAGATGTCTGTGCGATCTTGCCTACAAGAATAATGCGCACCCTTGTCCTCAAGTACTGCTCCTAACTTTAAGCTGTTTGGTGACTGAACCAGTATAGGATGGTAGCCAGATGCCCTAGTTGTTCTATCTTTGTCCATCTTATCTTGAAACCAAGGCATATTTTAGTATGGTTAGCCCCAAACCTATGGTCTCAGTTCCGGTTTGGTCAACCCAAACCATGATTGCTGTTCAATACATAGATGCATGTCCCAATGAATGGCTGACACATTCAGGCCTTATAAACTTGCCATGTGTATGCTGCTTGTCTAAAGCAATTGAGTTGCTACAACCCCTACTACCTCTTTTGTTTAGTAACAATAACAATTGCAAACCTTAATCCTgctaggtggggttggctaaATGAAATCTAGACCTCCAACTATCTGTTTACATACCCCATACCCATATTCTCTGTAAGGCCATTataagcccccccccccccccccctccaaaaaaaaaaaaaaaaaggac
This window of the Diospyros lotus cultivar Yz01 chromosome 5, ASM1463336v1, whole genome shotgun sequence genome carries:
- the LOC127801277 gene encoding uncharacterized protein LOC127801277, with the translated sequence MKLVKAMKKLKFWSRKRHKKNHALIEPPLPPPCHCRHTSPEFQPSAPPLPLWFHPNYAQNSLSESPFGPHSGMPSSSQAEFIPQQIVPEFNSLQIPAPPAGNATSYQQYTAPNPVYGVPVMPAVRRKRAAGVLGCIVNFGRHLIRWFCPCFHVREVD